The following are encoded in a window of Cucurbita pepo subsp. pepo cultivar mu-cu-16 chromosome LG12, ASM280686v2, whole genome shotgun sequence genomic DNA:
- the LOC111806793 gene encoding SURP and G-patch domain-containing protein 1-like protein, whose translation MDKGMPPTLFVNDGSFMERFKQLQQKNGDKDKDKGAPSEEPKPIKIIAGTSIPHSTSSKTGIQFKGGEIRKTAPSGKLAFSLKQKSKLVAPSVKLGADEDEDESDVVDASDHLPEKRQKLGPQDGTELSVVQSGDAPPSPSDPTVKKVADKLASFVAKHGRQFEHVTRQKNPGDTPFKFLFDESSADFKYYEYQLAQEEKALSQIVESKTSNDGGSIQTSKSRVGSQKSLQQSSSSNYQSPASALYESSEDSRTSVGSSNTTAWSERTGESRPPSSGDPIAMMEFYMKKAAREERMRQPKQSKDEMPPPASLQASASSGKRGHHMGDFIPQEELEKFLATCNDASVRKFSREAADKAKIQADNVGHRLLSKMGWKEGEGLGSSKSGIADPILAGDVKTNNLGVGAHQPGEVVPEDDIYEQYKKRMMLGYRYRPNPLNNPRKAYY comes from the exons ATGGACAAAGGAATGCCCCCTACCCTTTTTGTCAACGATGGTTCATTTATGGAAAGGTTTAAACAACTCCAACAGAAAAATGGCGATAAGGATAAGGATAAAGGTGCTCCCTCTGAGGAGCCAAAACCAATCAAGATTATAGCAGGGACTTCTATTCCACACAGTACAAGTAGTAAAACTGGTATACAGTTTAAAGGTGGTGAGATTCGTAAGACTGCTCCAAGTGGAAAACTTGCTTTCAGCTTGAAGCAGAAGTCTAAGCTTGTGGCGCCTTCTGTTAAGTTAGGAGCAGATGAGGATGAAGATGAATCTGATGTGGTAGATGCATCTGATCATCTACCAGAGAAGCGTCAAAAGTTAGGTCCACAAGATGGTACTGAGCTGTCAGTAGTTCAATCTGGTGATG CACCACCTTCACCAAGTGATCCTACAGTGAAGAAAGTTGCTGACAAGCTAGCAAGTTTTGTGGCTAAACATGGAAGGCAATTTGAGCATGTAACTCGCCAAAAAAATCCTGGAGATACTCCTTTCAA ATTTCTGTTTGATGAGAGTTCTGCAGATTTCAAATACTATGAATATCAATTAGCTCAAGAAGAAAAAGCTCTTTCACAGATCGTCGAATCTAAAACATCCAATG ATGGTGGGAGCATTCAAACTTCTAAGTCAAGGGTTGGTTCCCAGAAATCTCTCCAGCAGTCTTCCTCATCAAATTATCAATCCCCTGCCTCTGCTCTATATGAATCGTCTGAGGATTCAAGAACTTCTGTGGGTTCATCTAATACTACTGCATGGTCTGAAAGGACAG GTGAATCTAGGCCACCATCAAGTGGAGATCCAATTGCAATGATGGAATTCTACATGAAGAAAGCTGCCCGCGAAGAGAGGATGAGACAACCTAAACAGTCAAAAGATGAAATGCCCCCTCCCGCATCTCTTCAAG CTTCAGCTTCTTCAGGGAAAAGGGGGCATCACATGGGTGACTTCATTCCCCAAGAGGAGCTTGAAAAGTTCTTGGCTACGTGCAATGATGCATCCGTCCGGAAATTTTCTAGAGAAGCCGCTGATAAGGCTAAAATTCAGGCCGATAATGTGGGGCACAGACTCCTATCTAAAATGGGATGGAAAGAAg GGGAGGGTCTGGGAAGCTCTAAGAGTGGTATTGCAGATCCTATACTGGCAGGCGATgtaaaaacaaataacttGGGAGTTGGAGCACACCAACCTGGCGAGGTGGTTCCAGAAGACGATATATACGAGCAGTACAAGAAGCGCATGATGCTTGGTTATCGTTACAGACCAAATCCACTG AATAACCCCCGGAAAGCATACTATTGA
- the LOC111807628 gene encoding zinc finger A20 and AN1 domain-containing stress-associated protein 5-like → MAQRTEKEETEFKVPETITLCVNNCGLTGNPATNNMCQKCFNATTAAAAATASMAMKFSGEKSPRSSTSCSPEKFRFVSESRRITTAADRPKPDESVKREVNRCSGCRKRVGLTGFRCRCGDLFCAEHRYSDRHDCSFDYKAAGREAITRENPVVKAAKIVRV, encoded by the coding sequence ATGGCACAGAGGACCGAGAAGGAGGAGACGGAGTTCAAAGTTCCAGAGACGATCACGCTTTGCGTTAACAACTGTGGCCTCACCGGGAATCCGGCGACGAATAATATGTGTCAGAAGTGCTTTAATGCTACCACGGCAGCAGCGGCGGCGACTGCGTCTATGGCGATGAAGTTTTCCGGTGAGAAAAGTCCGAGATCTAGTACGTCTTGTTCGCCAGAGAAATTTCGGTTCGTTTCAGAGTCTAGGAGGATTACAACGGCGGCGGATCGTCCGAAGCCTGATGAATCGGTGAAGCGAGAGGTGAATCGATGTTCCGGATGTAGAAAACGCGTTGGATTGACTGGATTTAGGTGCCGATGTGGCGATTTGTTCTGTGCGGAGCATCGATATTCAGATCGTCACGATTGTAGCTTCGATTACAAGGCCGCTGGTCGCGAGGCGATCACGAGAGAGAATCCGGTGGTGAAAGCGGCGAAGATCGTTAGGGTTTAA
- the LOC111807505 gene encoding zinc finger A20 and AN1 domain-containing stress-associated protein 8-like, whose protein sequence is MEHKEAGCQAPPEAPKLCANNCGFFGSAATMNLCSKCHKDFIMKQEQAKLAASSFGNIVNCGPNDHGKKTIVTSPTKLEIKPAESFIIPTQACCTSSSASSTTAEKVKESPNRCSSCRKRVGLTGFNCRCGSLFCAVHRYSDKHDCPFDYQAIGREAISKANPVVKAEKLDKI, encoded by the coding sequence ATGGAACATAAAGAGGCAGGATGCCAAGCTCCTCCAGAAGCCCCCAAACTTTGTGCAAACAACTGTGGGTTTTTTGGAAGTGCTGCAACTATGAACCTGTGTTCAAAATGCCACAAAGACTTCATCATGAAACAAGAACAGGCCAAGCTTGCAGCATCCTCGTTCGGTAACATCGTGAATTGTGGACCAAATGACCATGGCAAGAAGACAATTGTCACTTCTCCAACCAAGCTAGAAATCAAACCAGCTGAGTCGTTCATCATTCCGACTCAAGCATGTTGTACTTCCTCAAGTGCAAGCAGCACCACCGCAGAGAAGGTGAAAGAAAGCCCAAACAGGTGCAGCAGCTGCAGGAAACGCGTCGGTCTAACAGGGTTCAATTGCCGATGTGGAAGCCTCTTCTGTGCAGTCCATCGCTACTCTGACAAACACGACTGCCCTTTTGACTACCAGGCCATTGGTAGGGAGGCAATTTCAAAAGCCAACCCGGTGGTAAAGGCGGAAAAGCTGGACAAGATATGA
- the LOC111807746 gene encoding uncharacterized protein LOC111807746, with protein sequence MAAIVTRRLSSKFLRPIPSSTFLISQNPHEHFTRIPSTHSDPSFPQSPRQTFAIPTVDLINSHTPFADLEALRPHRRSANFNRNFINSSPNSDHRIRGPITSSPGLIPRLRNPSFFISDLDQKYGFSSTPENENLEKPADFKHQDIEGPTVERDLSALAGETREVVEAMMKNVYSLSKAMAILGLVQLGIGAWISYATRASPFTEVSIQSFVSFGFPFSLAFILRQSLKPMMFFKKMEEQGRLQILTLTLQIAKNLNALFVRVRIVSFLCVTGLSVGVLFALLSR encoded by the coding sequence ATGGCCGCCATTGTTACGCGTAGGTTAAGCTCCAAATTTCTCAGACCAATTCCTTCTTCCACTTTTCTCATCTCCCAAAACCCTCACGAACACTTCACCCGAATCCCTTCTACACATTCCGATCCCTCGTTTCCGCAATCGCCCCGACAAACTTTTGCAATTCCTACAGTTGACCTCATCAATTCCCACACACCTTTTGCAGATCTTGAGGCTCTCAGACCTCACCGGAGATCCGCGAATTTCAATCGCAATTTCATTAACAGTAGCCCTAATTCCGATCATCGGATTCGGGGACCAATCACATCCAGTCCTGGTTTGATTCCGAGATTGAGAAACCCTAGCTTCTTCATCTCAGATTTGGATCAGAAATATGGATTTTCTTCAACTCCTGAGAACGAGAACTTGGAGAAACCCGCTGATTTCAAGCATCAAGACATCGAAGGACCGACCGTCGAGAGAGACCTCTCGGCGTTGGCCGGCGAAACCAGAGAGGTGGTTGAAGCGATGATGAAGAACGTGTACAGCTTAAGCAAAGCTATGGCGATTCTCGGTCTTGTTCAGTTGGGAATTGGGGCTTGGATTTCGTACGCAACTCGCGCTTCACCATTCACAGAAGTTTCCATCCAGAGCTTCGTGTCCTTCGGGTTTCCTTTCTCGCTGGCCTTCATTCTCCGCCAATCTCTGAAGCCGATGATGTTCttcaagaaaatggaagaacaagGTAGGTTGCAGATTCTGACTCTGACACTTCAAATTGCTAAAAATTTGAATGCTCTGTTCGTAAGAGTGCGAATTGTTTCCTTCTTGTGTGTAACTGGATTGTCTGTTGGTGTTCTGTTTGCTTTGCTTTCGAGATGA